The following coding sequences lie in one Saccopteryx bilineata isolate mSacBil1 chromosome X, mSacBil1_pri_phased_curated, whole genome shotgun sequence genomic window:
- the LOC136317609 gene encoding cancer/testis antigen 47A-like, giving the protein MDEAGAGVWEAGDEGAVIQDLELHGENVAGLEVVGRAIRGLGEEAAAVEVPEGRVSEDSDIRAADEGEDNMEQNWNVPEAARQLPREGFHNFFMDAVSRSLNRIYHNDHILERPRDRRRTVPARPHLSGIPGQAHQCTREGAAVLVPEGPGDRATGSGEGALALEPEDQPQAREEPTQESEALEGTSKYQCENAEEEAQDAERKEEEEEEFNKKEEGPQSDMDSAENSPGKSSLE; this is encoded by the exons ATGGATGAGGCGGGAGCCGGGGTCTGGGAAGCTGGAGATGAGGGGGCGGTGATTCAAGACCTGGAGCTCCACGGGGAAAATGTAGCCGGGCTGGAGGTAGTAGGAAGGGCTATCAGGGGCCTGGGGGAGGAAGCCGCAGCAGTGGAAGTCCCAGAGGGCAGGGTCAGCGAGGATTCTGACATCAGGGCAGCTGACGAGGGGGAGGACAACATGGAGCAGAACTGGAATGTGCCGGAAGCCGCCCGCCAGTTGCCTAGGGAGGGTTTTCACAACTTTTTCATGGACGCGGTGAGCAGGTCGCTGAACCGCATATACCACAATGACCACATCCTTGAGCGACCTCGCGACCGCCGCAGAACGGTCCCGGCCAGACCTCATCTGTCCGGCATCCCTGGCCAGGCCCACCAGTGCACCAGAGAAGGGGCTGCAGTCTTGGTGCCTGAGGGCCCTGGAGATAGAGCCACAGGCTCTGGAGAGGGTGCCCTGGCCCTGGAGCCCGAGGACCAGCCCCAGGCCAGGGAGGAGCCCACGCAGGAGTCTGAAGCCCTGGAAG GAACAAGTAAATATCAATGTGAAAACGCTGAGGAAGAAGCCCAAGAtgctgaaaggaaggaagaagaagaagaggagtttaacaagaaagaagaaggacCCCAAAGCGACATGGACTCAGCAGAGAACAGCCCCGGAAAATCCAG TTTGGAGTAG